In the Methanobacterium sp. Maddingley MBC34 genome, one interval contains:
- a CDS encoding ABC-type Co2+ transport system, permease component (PFAM: Cobalt uptake substrate-specific transmembrane region~TIGRFAM: cobalamin biosynthesis protein CbiM) — protein sequence MHLPDGLIPLWQAAIYWILTVAVLALYMYKLSKTEEKEKIIVNTAILAAVTIVASSISIPSPFGVPIHLFIIPLVVILLGPLSGVTVAFLCFLVQFLFLGMGGITSLGANVVTMGIVMSFSTYYFYKFTKELDDRLSIFSGTFMGIIMATITQVVILLIAGVATLEVLMATLVPFYLFVGVIEGIINVFIILSIFKLKPELAKVEQI from the coding sequence TTGCATTTACCTGATGGCCTTATACCATTATGGCAGGCTGCAATCTACTGGATTTTAACCGTTGCGGTGCTGGCCTTATACATGTACAAACTTTCAAAAACCGAGGAAAAGGAGAAAATAATTGTAAACACCGCTATACTGGCAGCAGTAACCATAGTTGCATCCTCAATATCAATACCCTCTCCATTTGGGGTACCTATTCACTTGTTTATAATACCACTGGTGGTAATTTTACTCGGACCTCTAAGTGGGGTTACTGTAGCTTTCTTATGCTTCTTAGTACAGTTTTTATTCCTGGGAATGGGAGGTATAACCTCTTTAGGTGCTAATGTAGTGACCATGGGAATAGTGATGAGTTTTTCAACCTATTACTTCTACAAATTCACGAAAGAACTGGATGATCGGTTGAGTATTTTCTCAGGAACATTCATGGGGATAATCATGGCCACCATAACTCAGGTTGTAATATTGCTGATTGCGGGTGTTGCCACCCTTGAAGTTTTAATGGCCACACTGGTGCCATTTTATCTTTTTGTGGGTGTTATTGAGGGCATTATCAATGTGTTCATAATCCTGTCAATATTTAAACTAAAACCGGAACTGGCAAAGGTGGAACAAATATAA
- a CDS encoding transcriptional regulator (CopG/Arc/MetJ DNA-binding and metal-binding domain containing protein) (PFAM: Ribbon-helix-helix protein, copG family; NikR C terminal nickel binding domain) — MIRISMSLPRKLLEEFDEILHDRGYNSRSKGIRDALEDYIIRYQWMNEMEGERMGTLAVIFEYHYTGVLKDLANIQHDFRNQITAVMRTEIGEKYCQEIIVVKGDVKHIRDLTEKIKSLKGVEHVKLTSTVSKESHQ; from the coding sequence GTGATTAGAATTAGTATGTCTTTACCTCGAAAGTTGCTTGAAGAATTCGATGAGATTCTTCATGATAGGGGTTATAATTCAAGATCTAAGGGAATCAGAGATGCCCTGGAGGATTACATAATACGTTATCAGTGGATGAATGAGATGGAAGGAGAAAGAATGGGCACGTTAGCTGTAATATTCGAATACCACTACACTGGTGTCCTGAAAGATCTTGCTAACATTCAGCATGATTTCCGAAATCAGATAACTGCAGTTATGCGCACTGAAATAGGTGAAAAGTATTGCCAGGAAATTATAGTAGTAAAGGGGGATGTGAAACACATCCGTGATCTGACAGAAAAAATTAAAAGCCTCAAAGGTGTTGAGCACGTCAAATTAACCAGTACAGTCAGTAAGGAAAGTCATCAATAA
- a CDS encoding protein containing a metal-binding domain shared with formylmethanofuran dehydrogenase subunit E (PFAM: FmdE, Molybdenum formylmethanofuran dehydrogenase operon) encodes MRKQGVILVIATLMAMILCGAVSATDSSTTGGEGNLSDVNNSEAVDPILWVNVGYEYADDKINPEIAVTDSNNDSVAFNKTKYSDTLYKLNFTYAGVTNGTLFNVIVRAPGYIAQTQQVAVNQAGTDPEFIGTVDFDMQATENYKLGRQITAAADNLLHFASADDVLCITTAGLAYRNGTTTEDCLEGILNGSHGEISYGQGNLLTFQSIRTDPVDFCFVVRNGSSLTAAFFKNGTLTPAYFGTFSAIDQTLWENTITTTLGEHAFGYVSLADAWKEGLSTDLLRQAAYHGHVCLGTLSGQAMISLLLKYYPPGVYGNSGELEATSYRAVSSPGNSDDDAYIYSLDLTTGKRSWVGYNTAEDNMVGFIRWCDTTKRGTLIIMRFNEEAVLQLYKQQTGNNAYTGIAGELAFNTWLINKLENDPDSLVEILYVFENITPAIHNNLTGGVDSKKVVCNALGLDMDYILGLNLTNVANQRVATNYTTGNLTLDQIKQIGIDAANMAIALFAAEGIDLEKDDYELTVFTSAGYVRVNEQVMDMTMDGIYQVLGSRLSRATLLPVHNARYNPLYFQFSLEKDGKVISKTLTYNSTDGSFIAKNGSSCIIDQVILYDPPYDSLMAWLWHNHVCGGSSPGYIITDWIYDNFPLGADEQYAMITASVSCRDDIYTYLLGLSPGQGNYYSERMTSDSTGNDILILSIYDSTTNTRRVIVVNYQGPHFTDGDPYENYIKLYKILQKYDDWNSPECQEELKTLTNMDRAPSITKTVDTYSTEEEWNSMISGNALEVAKSIPDRTKEDLIRLMSGSQTSNGDSTSQGTGSLFSTANGSNGLFGLSNGSNTSGVNVSAATVTNSTTSSVGAQPGEAKAYEVTQAGAQGSEGTPWGLYAVVGVIAVLALGGVGFFYKGGKF; translated from the coding sequence ATGAGAAAACAAGGAGTAATACTAGTAATAGCGACTTTAATGGCAATGATTCTTTGTGGGGCAGTTTCTGCTACAGATTCATCTACTACTGGGGGTGAGGGCAATCTTTCTGATGTAAATAATTCTGAAGCTGTTGACCCAATTCTCTGGGTGAATGTGGGATATGAGTATGCAGATGATAAGATTAACCCTGAAATTGCAGTAACAGATTCCAATAATGACAGTGTAGCTTTCAATAAGACAAAGTACTCAGATACACTCTACAAGTTGAACTTTACCTATGCTGGTGTTACCAATGGGACCCTGTTTAATGTGATTGTCAGAGCGCCAGGTTACATAGCTCAAACTCAACAGGTAGCGGTTAATCAGGCCGGGACAGATCCAGAGTTTATTGGAACTGTAGATTTTGACATGCAGGCCACCGAGAACTACAAACTGGGTCGGCAGATCACTGCAGCCGCAGACAACTTACTGCACTTTGCAAGCGCAGATGATGTGCTATGCATAACCACTGCTGGTTTGGCTTACCGTAATGGTACTACCACTGAAGATTGTTTAGAAGGTATTTTGAACGGTTCTCATGGTGAAATCAGCTATGGTCAGGGTAATCTGTTAACATTCCAGTCAATCCGAACAGATCCTGTGGATTTCTGTTTCGTTGTCCGTAATGGAAGCTCATTAACTGCAGCTTTCTTCAAAAACGGTACACTAACCCCAGCATACTTCGGAACTTTCTCCGCCATTGACCAGACCTTATGGGAAAACACCATTACAACAACCCTAGGTGAACATGCCTTTGGTTATGTCAGTCTGGCTGACGCATGGAAAGAAGGACTCTCAACAGACCTACTAAGACAAGCTGCCTATCACGGCCATGTTTGTTTAGGTACACTCAGTGGACAGGCTATGATAAGTCTTCTTCTGAAATATTATCCACCTGGAGTGTATGGAAATTCTGGAGAACTGGAAGCAACAAGTTACAGGGCTGTTAGTTCACCTGGTAACTCAGATGACGATGCATACATATATTCTCTGGATTTAACCACTGGAAAACGTTCTTGGGTAGGTTATAATACTGCAGAAGACAACATGGTTGGATTCATCCGCTGGTGCGACACCACCAAACGAGGAACCCTCATAATAATGAGATTCAATGAAGAAGCCGTGCTCCAGTTATACAAGCAACAAACAGGTAATAACGCATATACTGGCATAGCTGGTGAATTAGCTTTCAACACATGGTTAATCAACAAATTAGAAAACGACCCAGACTCTTTAGTTGAGATTCTGTATGTTTTTGAAAATATAACCCCAGCAATCCACAACAACCTCACTGGAGGAGTAGACTCCAAAAAAGTAGTATGTAATGCCCTTGGGTTGGACATGGACTACATACTCGGATTGAATTTAACCAATGTAGCAAACCAGAGAGTTGCCACCAACTACACAACTGGAAACCTGACTCTTGATCAGATTAAACAGATCGGTATCGATGCTGCCAATATGGCCATTGCATTGTTTGCTGCAGAAGGTATTGATCTGGAAAAAGATGACTATGAACTTACAGTCTTCACCAGTGCCGGTTATGTGCGTGTCAATGAACAGGTAATGGACATGACCATGGATGGAATCTACCAAGTATTAGGATCCCGACTATCCCGAGCAACCCTACTACCAGTGCACAATGCCCGATACAACCCATTATACTTCCAGTTCAGTCTGGAAAAAGATGGGAAAGTCATCAGTAAAACCCTAACCTACAACTCAACAGATGGATCATTTATAGCCAAAAACGGATCATCATGTATCATAGATCAGGTAATTCTCTATGACCCGCCATATGATTCCTTAATGGCTTGGTTATGGCACAACCATGTCTGTGGTGGTAGTTCTCCAGGGTACATAATCACTGATTGGATCTACGATAATTTCCCTCTTGGGGCAGATGAACAATATGCAATGATAACTGCTTCTGTCAGTTGCAGAGATGACATATATACTTACCTCTTAGGGCTTTCCCCAGGGCAAGGAAACTACTACAGCGAACGAATGACTAGTGATTCAACAGGTAATGATATCCTGATTCTAAGTATCTACGACAGTACAACTAACACCAGAAGAGTAATAGTAGTAAATTACCAGGGTCCACACTTTACCGATGGTGACCCTTATGAGAACTACATAAAACTTTACAAAATACTTCAAAAATACGACGATTGGAACTCACCTGAGTGTCAGGAGGAGTTAAAAACTCTAACAAACATGGATAGGGCACCTTCAATAACCAAGACTGTAGATACCTATTCAACTGAAGAAGAGTGGAATAGTATGATATCCGGTAATGCATTAGAGGTCGCAAAGAGCATACCTGACCGTACCAAGGAGGATCTCATACGCCTCATGAGTGGTTCACAAACTTCTAATGGGGATTCAACTTCTCAGGGAACTGGATCTTTATTCAGCACAGCTAATGGAAGTAATGGCTTATTTGGGCTATCAAATGGGTCTAACACTTCTGGAGTTAATGTCAGTGCAGCTACTGTAACTAACTCAACCACTAGCTCTGTTGGAGCTCAACCAGGTGAAGCAAAAGCCTACGAAGTTACTCAGGCTGGTGCACAAGGTTCAGAAGGAACTCCATGGGGGCTTTATGCCGTTGTTGGAGTGATAGCTGTTCTAGCATTAGGTGGAGTTGGATTCTTCTACAAAGGTGGTAAGTTCTAG